A single window of Tautonia marina DNA harbors:
- a CDS encoding type II toxin-antitoxin system RelE/ParE family toxin, translated as MRLTYHPEVEADLIEAARFYEEQSPGTGARFLDAFDAAIVNIRTFPTLWPEVETGLRCHTLKRFPFAIYYRIRDEELRVLVVKHHRRHPEHGRDRFEE; from the coding sequence ATGCGACTGACCTATCACCCCGAAGTCGAGGCGGATCTCATCGAGGCGGCTCGGTTCTACGAGGAGCAATCCCCGGGCACCGGTGCCCGCTTCCTGGACGCATTCGACGCGGCGATCGTCAACATTCGGACCTTCCCGACCCTCTGGCCCGAGGTCGAAACCGGGCTTCGATGCCATACCCTCAAGCGATTCCCATTCGCGATCTACTACCGAATCCGAGACGAAGAACTCCGCGTCCTCGTCGTCAAGCATCACCGCCGTCACCCCGAGCATGGCCGTGACCGCTTCGAGGAATGA